The Arachis hypogaea cultivar Tifrunner chromosome 16, arahy.Tifrunner.gnm2.J5K5, whole genome shotgun sequence genome contains a region encoding:
- the LOC112758620 gene encoding ion channel CASTOR, which translates to MSLDSETSTAATSGRDWFFPSPSFFRSSSSQYGRRFYSNPKPSSSHPISNRPPAASASGIRHRRRVKFARNPTPAPTLAPTQELPQISDAKNASKHNLSFLSQFRCHFALATLTIAALLLLLLRNMHLQSQVKKLQGEILNLNLRLRAFHELDSMNITSSTLLGDHFSSENLRRNLSLFFSFTLLFIPIFIFKYIDYVSKSRFSDNISEQVSLNKQIAYRVDVFLSVHPYAKPLVLLVATLLLILLGGLALFGVTTEDLAHCLWLSWTYVADSGNHASSQGSGPRLVAVSISFGGMLIFAMMLGLVSDAISEKFDSLRKGKSEVVEQNHTLILGWSDKLGSLLNQLAIANESLGGGTVVVMAERDKEEMELDIAKMEFDFKGTSVICRTGSPLILADLKKVSVSKARAIIVLAEDGNADQSDARALRTVLSLTGVKERLRGHIVVELSDLDNEVLVKLVGGDLVETVVAHDVIGRLMIQCARQPGLAQIWEDILGFENCEFYIKRWPQLDGMQFEDVLISFPAAIPCGIKAATYGGKIILNPDDSYVLQEGDEVLVIAEDDDTYAPASLPMVWKGSLPKDFVYPKSPERILFCGWRRDMEDMIMVLDASLAHGSELWMFNDVPEKEREKKLTEGSLDINRLENISLVNREGNAVIRRHLESLPLESFDSILILADESVEDSAIQADSRSLATLLLIRDIQARRLPYEAMASQAHGGSFSKGSWIGEMKQASDKTVIISEILDPRTKNLLSMSKISDYVLSNELVSMALAMVAEDRQINDVLEELFAEEGNEMHIRQADLYLRDGEELSFYEIMLRARQRREIVIGYRSVNAERAVINPPAKTERRKWSLKDVFVVITEKE; encoded by the exons ATGTCCCTTGATTCGGAGACCTCGACTGCCGCCACGTCCGGCAGAGATTGGTTCTTCCCGTCACCGTCGTTCTTTCGCTCTTCTTCTTCGCAATACGGCCGTCGATTCTACTCAAACCCAAAGCCTTCCTCCTCTCATCCGATCTCTAATCGGCCCCCGGCAGCGTCAGCCTCAGGCATCCGTCATCGCCGGAGAGTCAAATTCGCTCGGAATCCGACTCCCGCCCCCACTCTCGCTCCCACTCAGGAGCTACCACAGATATCCGATGCCAAAAATGCTTCCAAACACAACCTCTCTTTCCTTTCTCAATTTCGTTGCCACTTCGCACTCGCG ACGTTGACAATTGCTGCTTTATTGTTGCTGCTACTCAGAAATATGCATCTTCAGAGCCAAGTCAAAAAGCTGCAG GGTGAGATTCTCAACCTCAACCTCAGGTTACGTGCATTCCATGAGTTGGACTCCATGAACATTACGAGTTCCACATTACTGGGCGATCATttttcaagtgaaaacttgagaagAAATctatctctctttttctcttttacacTTCTATTCATCCCCATTTTTATTTTCAAGTATATAGACTAcgtatcaaaatcaagattttcTGACAATATATCAGAACAAGTTTCACTAAACAAGCAAATAGCATACCGGGTTGATGTATTTTTATCAGTTCATCCTTATGCTAAGCCACTTGTGCTGTTAGTTGCAACATTACTGCTAATTTTACTAGGAGGATTGGCCCTTTTTGGGGTAACTACTGAGGATCTCGCTCACTGTCTTTGGCTATCTTGGACCTATGTTGCTGATTCTGGCAATCATGCTAGCTCCCAAGGATCTGGTCCGAGGTTAGTTGCGGTTTCAATTAGTTTTGGTGGGATGCTTATATTTGCAATGATGCTTGGACTTGTCTCTGATGCCATTTCTGAGAAGTTCGACTCACTGAGGAAAGGAAAAAGTGAGGTAGTTGAGCAAAATCATACTTTGATTCTTGGCTGGAGTGATAAATTG GGTTCATTACTAAATCAACTTGCCATAGCCAATGAGAGCCTGGGTGGAGGAACTGTTGTAGTGATGGCTGAGCGAGACAAAGAAGAAATGGAGCTTGACATTGCAAAAATGGAGTTTGATTTCAAAGGAACATCCGTCATATGCAGAACTGGGAGCCCACTGATTCTGGCTGATCTTAAAAAG GTATCTGTTTCAAAGGCGCGTGCAATAATTGTCCTTGCTGAAGATGGGAATGCTGATCAG AGTGATGCACGTGCTTTGAGAACAGTCTTAAGCTTAACTGGAGTCAAAGAACGATTAAGAGGGCACATAGTGGTCGAATTGAGTGACCTGGACAATGAGGTCCTTGTTAAACTTGTTGGGGGTGATCTTGTTGAAACTGTTGTAGCTCATGATGTCATTGGCCGCTTGATGATTCAATGTGCCCGGCAGCCTGGTCTTGCACAG ATATGGGAAGATATACTTGGATTTGAAAATTGTGAGTTCTACATCAAAAGATGGCCACAGTTGGATGGAATGCAATTTGAAGATGTATTAATCAGCTTTCCTGCTGCAATTCCTTGTGGGATCAAAGCTGCAACATATGGTGGtaaaattattttgaatccaGATGACTCCTATGTTTTACAAGAAGGGGACGAAGTTCTGGTTATTGCAGAGGATGATGATACTTATGCCCCAGCGTCCTTGCctatg GTTTGGAAGGGAAGCTTACCGAAGGACTTTGTTTATCCAAAGTCTCCTGAAAGAATACTTTTTTGCGGTTGGAGGCGTGATATGGAGGACATGATCATG GTTTTGGATGCATCTCTAGCACATGGTTCAGAGCTCTGGATGTTCAATGATGTTCCtgaaaaagagagggaaaagaaactAACTGAGGGCAGCCTTGACATAAATCGGTTGGAAAATATATCTCTGGTTAATCGTGAGGGGAATGCTGTGATACGTCGTCACTTAGAAAGTCTTCCATTGGAATCATTTGATTCT ATATTAATTTTGGCTGATGAATCTGTAGAAGATTCAGCAATTCAAGCTGACTCCAGATCTCTTGCCACGCTACTTTTAATCCGCGACATACAA GCTAGACGTCTTCCTTATGAAGCTATGGCCAGTCAAGCTCATGGAGGAAGCTTCTCAAAAGGCTCATGGATTGGGGAAATGAAGCAGGCTTCGGATAAAACAGTTATAATAAGCGAAATTTTGGATCCTAGGACAAAAAATTTGTTATCTATGTCAAAGATTAGTGATTACGTTTTATCAAATGAACTTGTCAGCATGGCTTTAGCCATGGTTGCAGAAGATCGGCAAATAAATGATGTATTGGAAGAGCTCTTTGCAGAGGAG GGAAATGAGATGCACATAAGGCAAGCAGATCTCTACCTCCGTGATGGTGAGGAATTAAGTTTTTATGAAATAATGTTACGAGCTCGGCAGAGAAGAGAGATAGTGATAGGGTACCGTTCAGTGAATGCAGAAAGGGCTGTTATTAACCCCCCAGCGAAAACTGAAAGACGAAAGTGGTCATTGAAGGATGTCTTTGTGGTCATTACTGAAAAGGAATGA
- the LOC112758621 gene encoding 11S globulin subunit beta, whose amino-acid sequence MANSLRLAFLVLFQSSLALSLAHRYPTKCSFDKLVALEPTKRVESEGGFTEYWDSKNDQFQCVGVSALRYSIKPKGLLLPHYINAPRLQYVLQGTGILETVVPGCPETFREQTRHGDQHQKIHATREGDVIVVPTGSAQWIYNSGETDMVIFSVIDSANEDNQLDLKVRKFFLGGKPQEEKGEEGNMFSGLELKTVAESLDIDMGIAGKVQGVDDPRGSMIIVEDELETLSPAVEESGNGNGLDETVCTLRLVHQLAESTDADKYNPRAGFLTALNTPNLPVLQYVQLGVDRGVLYKNAVMAPHYNLNCHAVIYGTEGRGWIEVVGENGRKVYEGEVREGQILIVPQQFVVAKKAAEGSDEGFGWIAVKTSDNPMISPLAGKLSLIRAMPLPVLMNSFRLTAEEAISLKKRGELTLFSPDPAQTQI is encoded by the exons ATGGCCAATTCTCTAAGACTTGCCTTTCTTGTTCTTTTCCAGAGCTCGTTGGCTCTGTCTTTAGCTCACCGTTACCCAACCAAGTGCAGCTTTGACAAACTAGTCGCACTCGAACCCACCAAACGGGTTGAGTCTGAGGGTGGTTTTACTGAGTACTGGGACTCCAAGAATGACCAGTTTCAGTGTGTTGGAGTTTCAGCCCTTCGCTACTCAATCAAACCCAAAGGGCTCTTGTTGCCTCACTACATCAACGCTCCAAGACTTCAATATGTACTTCAAG GAACAGGAATTTTGGAAACGGTGGTTCCAGGATGCCCTGAAACTTTCCGAGAGCAAACACGGCACGGAGACCAGCATCAGAAAATCCATGCCACGAGGGAGGGAGATGTTATCGTAGTTCCAACTGGTTCTGCGCAATGGATTTATAACAGTGGTGAAACTGATATGGTTATATTTTCAGTCATAGACTCTGCCAATGAAGATAACCAGCTGGACCTGAAAGTCAGA AAGTTTTTTCTAGGTGGGAAACCGCAAGAAGAGAAGGGAGAGGAAGGCAACATGTTCAGTGGATTGGAATTGAAGACAGTGGCGGAGTCGTTGGATATTGATATGGGGATAGCAGGAAAAGTGCAAGGAGTGGACGATCCAAGAGGTTCGATGATCATTGTGGAAGATGAGCTGGAGACTTTAAGCCCCGCGGTGGAAGAGAGTGGTAATGGTAACGGCCTGGACGAAACAGTGTGTACTCTGAGACTTGTTCATCAGCTAGCTGAGTCCACAGATGCTGATAAATACAACCCACGCGCTGGATTCTTGACTGCTCTCAACACCCCTAACCTTCCCGTCCTTCAATATGTCCAACTTGGCGTTGATCGAGGTGTTCTCTACAAG AATGCTGTGATGGCGCCACACTACAATTTGAACTGTCACGCTGTGATTTACGGAACAGAGGGTAGGGGATGGATCGAGGTGGtgggagaaaatggaagaaaggtGTACGAGGGAGAGGTGAGGGAGGGGCAGATACTGATCGTGCCGCAGCAGTTTGTGGTGGCGAAGAAGGCTGCAGAAGGCAGCGATGAAGGGTTTGGTTGGATAGCGGTAAAGACGAGTGATAACCCAATGATAAGCCCTCTTGCTGGAAAGCTTTCACTAATCCGGGCAATGCCTCTCCCTGTGCTCATGAACTCCTTTCGCTTGACCGCAGAAGAAGCTATCAGCTTGAAGAAGAGAGGGGAGCTAACTCTCTTTAGCCCTGACCCTGCCCAGACtcaaatataa